The following are encoded together in the Lepidochelys kempii isolate rLepKem1 chromosome 7, rLepKem1.hap2, whole genome shotgun sequence genome:
- the LOC140914917 gene encoding protein CC2D2B-like, producing the protein MYSLSWAVDEGGIPLAPESQKIISACYSVPRNINAEIATGLLWFTDQQKLTEWAKEVKIDPNDPEYSDLMEFIMYARSKEQTVSKYFRLEQLQEEFNFVTEEEIKKCKRFQLLQLRNSEQFDFCHFQQIPLYDREIPDAVIQTCRCSFASICN; encoded by the exons ATGTATTCCTTATCCTGGGCAGTCGATGAGGGAGGAATTCCGTTAGCCCCTGAATCTCAGAAAATAATCTCTGCTTGTTACAG TGTGCCAAGAAACATAAATGCAGAAATAGCTACTGGACTCCTGTGGTTCACTGACCAACAGAAACTTACTGAATGGGCCAAAGAAGTCAAGATTGATCCTAATGACCCTGAGTATTCAGATTTGATGGAATTCATTATG TATGCAAGATCCAAGGAACAAACTGTGTCAAAATATTTTCGTCTTGAACAGCTGCAAGAAGAGTTTAACTTTGTTACtgaagaagagattaaaaagtgTAAACGTTTCCAGCTGTTGCAGCTTAGGAACTCAGAGCAGTTCGATTTCTGCCATTTTCAGCAAATACCACTGTATGATAGAGAGATACCAGATGCAGTCATCCAG